The following proteins are co-located in the Brachybacterium sacelli genome:
- a CDS encoding ABC transporter substrate-binding protein: MKSVMRRPAPSRRTVLAGLGAIGALAALTACGGSGGSDPTTTLYTWISNENDRAQWQAFIDAAKESDPEFALTLEGPSFENYWTKVKTRMSSGDAPALLTTQAARAQELDALLAPLEDLAEGAGVDLSQYNEAMIAGMTVDGSLRAIPYDAEPMVLFYNRALFEDAGVELPGTTYSMDQFLDNATSLTSGEKYGLAISAGLVHLGMSVGFANGGSPVTDGALTLTDPKIVEAMQFGFDLVVEHEVASAPAAVDSEPASQQDLMNGKVAMYVDGPWMYQAYEDALGDDLGVAIIPSETGEAKGLIQGSGFGIASNAQDQQSAFASIATITTPEVIGAVANSRGTFPSLASQEERWAEGKLEDNVAAVTRLAHDGEPLITTPTWNEVDSKFTQYATDGFQGNRTAQEILTEIQEAVG; encoded by the coding sequence ATGAAGTCCGTGATGAGGCGACCGGCCCCGTCCCGTCGCACCGTGCTCGCCGGGCTCGGGGCCATCGGTGCGCTCGCCGCCCTCACCGCCTGCGGCGGCAGCGGGGGATCGGACCCCACGACGACCCTCTACACCTGGATCTCGAACGAGAACGATCGCGCGCAGTGGCAGGCGTTCATCGACGCGGCGAAGGAGTCCGACCCCGAGTTCGCCCTGACCCTCGAAGGTCCCAGCTTCGAGAACTACTGGACCAAGGTGAAGACCCGCATGTCCTCGGGAGATGCTCCGGCCCTGCTCACGACGCAGGCGGCCCGGGCCCAGGAGCTGGATGCGCTCCTGGCTCCGCTCGAGGACCTCGCCGAGGGGGCCGGGGTCGACCTCTCGCAGTACAACGAGGCGATGATCGCGGGCATGACGGTGGACGGCTCGCTGCGGGCGATCCCGTACGACGCGGAGCCGATGGTCCTGTTCTACAACCGAGCACTCTTCGAGGACGCAGGCGTGGAACTGCCGGGCACCACCTACTCGATGGACCAGTTCCTCGACAATGCGACATCCCTGACCTCGGGCGAGAAGTACGGGCTGGCGATCTCCGCCGGACTCGTCCACCTGGGGATGTCCGTCGGCTTCGCCAACGGTGGGAGCCCCGTGACGGACGGCGCGCTCACCCTCACGGATCCCAAGATCGTCGAGGCCATGCAGTTCGGCTTCGACCTCGTCGTGGAGCACGAGGTCGCCTCCGCTCCGGCCGCCGTCGACTCCGAGCCCGCCTCCCAGCAGGACCTGATGAACGGGAAGGTGGCGATGTACGTCGACGGTCCGTGGATGTACCAGGCATACGAGGACGCGCTGGGCGATGACCTGGGCGTCGCGATCATCCCATCGGAGACCGGCGAGGCGAAGGGCCTCATCCAGGGCTCGGGGTTCGGGATCGCGTCGAACGCGCAGGATCAGCAGAGCGCCTTCGCCTCGATCGCGACGATCACCACCCCGGAGGTGATCGGCGCCGTGGCGAACTCCCGGGGAACCTTCCCGTCCCTCGCCTCGCAGGAGGAGCGATGGGCCGAGGGCAAGCTCGAGGACAACGTGGCGGCGGTGACGCGCCTCGCGCACGACGGCGAGCCGCTGATCACGACGCCCACCTGGAACGAGGTCGACTCGAAGTTCACCCAGTACGCGACCGACGGGTTCCAGGGCAACAGAACCGCGCAGGAGATCCTGACCGAGATCCAGGAGGCGGTCGGCTGA
- a CDS encoding sugar ABC transporter permease has protein sequence MTTSPLQAAPAKSPSPRGPRSQQRHGFRAASPYLGPGMLGFALFIVVPLVASLIISFFDWPLFGAPQFVGLENYRYLLAGDPAFWISLRNTLIFAILYTGVNLAVALGLSYWLMNLGGRWAAFFRVLFFIPVVTPMIGNALIFRLMLNDDGIVNQMLGVVGIQGPQWLNTPFWAMLSLVVMSLWQGMGYNIIVLGAGIAGINPSVIEASRIDGAGAVSRFFRVVFPMLSPTIFFCTIMTVIGAFKVFAQPYALTEGGPGNATNTLVLHLYRNGFSFDKLGYASAIAWVLFVLVMLVTAVQFSQQKRWVTYDS, from the coding sequence GTGACGACGAGTCCTCTGCAGGCGGCTCCCGCGAAATCGCCGAGTCCCCGTGGGCCGCGCTCCCAGCAGCGCCACGGCTTCCGGGCGGCCTCGCCCTATCTCGGTCCCGGCATGCTCGGGTTCGCGCTCTTCATCGTGGTGCCGCTGGTCGCCTCCCTGATCATCAGCTTCTTCGACTGGCCGCTGTTCGGCGCGCCGCAGTTCGTCGGGCTGGAGAACTATCGGTACCTGCTCGCCGGGGACCCGGCCTTCTGGATCAGCCTGCGCAACACGCTGATCTTCGCGATCCTCTACACCGGCGTGAACCTGGCCGTCGCCCTCGGCCTCAGCTACTGGCTCATGAACCTCGGGGGCCGGTGGGCCGCCTTCTTCCGCGTGCTCTTCTTCATCCCGGTCGTGACGCCGATGATCGGCAACGCCCTGATCTTCCGGCTGATGCTCAACGACGACGGCATCGTCAACCAGATGCTCGGCGTGGTCGGGATCCAGGGGCCGCAGTGGCTGAACACCCCGTTCTGGGCGATGCTCTCGCTGGTGGTCATGTCCCTCTGGCAGGGAATGGGGTACAACATCATCGTGCTCGGCGCGGGGATCGCCGGCATCAATCCCAGCGTCATCGAGGCCTCGCGGATCGACGGGGCAGGGGCGGTGAGCCGCTTCTTCCGAGTGGTGTTCCCGATGCTCTCCCCGACGATCTTCTTCTGCACGATCATGACCGTGATCGGTGCCTTCAAGGTCTTCGCGCAGCCGTACGCCCTCACCGAAGGCGGTCCCGGCAACGCGACCAACACCCTCGTGCTGCATCTGTACCGCAACGGGTTCTCCTTCGACAAGCTCGGCTACGCCTCAGCGATCGCCTGGGTCCTGTTCGTGCTGGTCATGCTCGTCACGGCCGTCCAGTTCAGCCAGCAGAAGAGGTGGGTCACCTATGACAGCTGA
- a CDS encoding carbohydrate ABC transporter permease produces the protein MTAEIAHRSRSSIALPQVLSRVLICVAGLIFLFPFVWMIATSLKPTDEVFATGTSLLGSRIEWSNYVVASTDIPFGRILINSVLIAFAGAALTVTVSVLSAYAFSRFRFRGRATLFGAFLATMVLPQEVLVIPLYLMVEKAGLVDSYPALILPFAFGAFGTFLIRQFLLSLPPDYEEAATLDGASRLRTLVSVVVPLLRAPISVVFVFAFIEYWGSFLWPLIVVNDTAMATVPIGLEMFSGERGTDWGPLMAAVTLVVLPSLLIVVLLQKQLQQGVSMGGFGGR, from the coding sequence ATGACAGCTGAGATCGCTCACCGGTCACGCTCCTCGATCGCCCTCCCACAGGTCCTCTCGCGAGTGCTCATCTGCGTGGCGGGGCTGATCTTCCTCTTCCCCTTCGTCTGGATGATCGCGACCTCGCTGAAACCGACCGACGAGGTCTTCGCCACCGGGACGAGTCTGCTCGGATCGCGCATCGAGTGGAGCAACTACGTGGTGGCGTCGACGGACATCCCCTTCGGACGCATCCTGATCAACAGCGTGCTCATCGCGTTCGCCGGAGCGGCCCTGACCGTCACGGTGTCCGTGCTGAGCGCCTATGCGTTCTCACGATTCCGCTTCCGGGGCCGGGCGACGCTGTTCGGGGCGTTCCTCGCGACCATGGTGCTCCCGCAGGAGGTGCTGGTCATCCCGCTCTACCTGATGGTGGAGAAGGCGGGACTGGTCGATTCCTATCCTGCGCTGATCCTTCCCTTCGCCTTCGGCGCCTTCGGCACCTTCCTCATCCGGCAGTTCCTCCTCTCGCTGCCGCCGGACTACGAGGAGGCGGCCACCCTCGACGGCGCGAGCCGGCTCCGGACCCTCGTCAGCGTGGTGGTCCCGCTGCTCCGTGCACCGATCTCGGTGGTGTTCGTCTTCGCGTTCATCGAGTACTGGGGGAGCTTCCTGTGGCCCCTGATCGTCGTCAACGACACGGCCATGGCCACCGTGCCGATCGGGCTCGAGATGTTCTCCGGCGAACGCGGCACCGACTGGGGCCCTCTCATGGCCGCCGTCACCCTGGTGGTCCTCCCCAGCCTCCTCATCGTCGTCCTGCTGCAGAAGCAGCTCCAGCAGGGGGTGTCGATGGGCGGCTTCGGCGGCCGCTGA
- a CDS encoding alpha-L-fucosidase yields the protein MRENDTWDALPQRLPDWFRDAPLGIFIHWGPYSVPAWAEPTAELGAIESDLGWFAHNPYAEWYFNTSRIEGSPAREHHRKVHGDAPYDDFLDQWDPSAFDPAAWAELFRRAGADYVVPTTKHHDGITLWDAPGTGDRNTVRRGPRRDLVGEIARATTDAGLRFGVYYSGGLDWHVRPTEPLVSGEDVGDLKRPRDDEYGTYCSAHMRDLIDRYQPDVFWNDIGWPDENFHFEAGGLGELLEHFYSQRPEGLINDRFAGAHQDFVTTEYQAGEIPEDQPWENCRGIGLSFGYNQVEDESQYMSGAQAVRHVVDAVSKGGRVLLNVGPRADGTLPELQVAVLEALGEFMAEHKAQLAGSRGLGELEIPGARWARAVEQDGTCSVFLSGPQGDLAIGAADLPEGYDWPAGGVTVELAGEDAAPVAVSARRTDDRR from the coding sequence ATGCGTGAGAACGACACGTGGGACGCCCTTCCGCAGCGACTGCCCGACTGGTTCCGCGACGCCCCGCTGGGCATCTTCATCCATTGGGGCCCGTACTCGGTCCCGGCCTGGGCCGAGCCCACTGCCGAACTCGGTGCGATCGAGAGCGACCTCGGCTGGTTCGCGCACAATCCCTATGCGGAGTGGTATTTCAACACCAGCCGCATCGAGGGCTCGCCCGCCCGCGAGCACCATCGGAAGGTCCACGGCGATGCGCCCTACGACGACTTCCTCGACCAGTGGGATCCCTCGGCCTTCGACCCGGCCGCGTGGGCGGAGCTGTTCCGTCGGGCCGGCGCCGACTACGTCGTGCCCACCACCAAGCATCACGACGGGATCACCCTGTGGGACGCCCCGGGCACGGGGGACCGCAACACCGTGCGGCGCGGCCCGCGCCGGGACCTCGTCGGCGAGATCGCCCGGGCGACGACGGATGCCGGCCTGCGTTTCGGCGTGTACTACTCGGGCGGTCTGGATTGGCACGTGAGGCCGACGGAGCCGCTCGTGAGCGGCGAGGACGTCGGTGACCTGAAGCGTCCCCGGGACGACGAGTACGGCACGTACTGCAGCGCGCACATGCGCGACCTCATCGACCGCTACCAGCCGGACGTGTTCTGGAACGACATCGGCTGGCCCGACGAGAACTTCCACTTCGAGGCGGGCGGGCTGGGCGAGCTGCTCGAGCACTTCTACTCCCAGCGTCCGGAGGGGCTGATCAACGACCGCTTCGCGGGAGCGCATCAGGACTTCGTGACCACGGAGTACCAGGCCGGGGAGATCCCCGAGGACCAGCCCTGGGAGAACTGCCGCGGCATCGGACTGTCCTTCGGGTACAACCAGGTCGAGGACGAATCGCAGTACATGTCCGGCGCCCAGGCGGTTCGCCACGTGGTCGATGCCGTCTCGAAGGGAGGGCGCGTGCTGCTGAACGTCGGCCCCCGCGCCGACGGCACGCTGCCCGAGCTGCAGGTGGCGGTGCTCGAGGCGCTCGGCGAGTTCATGGCCGAGCACAAGGCGCAGCTGGCCGGCTCGCGCGGCCTCGGCGAGCTGGAGATCCCCGGGGCGCGCTGGGCTCGCGCCGTGGAACAGGACGGGACGTGCTCCGTGTTCCTCAGCGGCCCGCAGGGCGATCTGGCGATCGGTGCCGCGGATCTTCCGGAGGGCTACGACTGGCCCGCAGGCGGCGTGACGGTGGAGCTTGCTGGCGAGGACGCCGCCCCGGTGGCCGTCAGCGCACGGCGCACGGACGACCGCCGATGA
- a CDS encoding alpha/beta hydrolase-fold protein, which translates to MPAQYSAPLHLDYLQYTVRSDRQMVETTIRVLEPDNLESLENPRVLYLLPSSPELSHRSGDGLDEVLRHDLHHRHGLVVVAPTFSDWPWMTDLPDRQMFQQVLYFLEDVVGFIDRQYPSLPRLLAGYSKGGSAALQLLLRYPELFRAAAAFDSPLMKEQPDQWEMPYYWPNPEHFRDFAIPHLVRTRGHELGEAPRIALFGYGNFGKHAPEWTYDHLSAAHELMDELSIPHHYDNDTHREHRWDSGWLPDAVAALERMSR; encoded by the coding sequence ATGCCTGCGCAGTACTCCGCACCGCTGCATCTCGACTATCTGCAGTACACCGTCAGATCGGACCGGCAGATGGTCGAGACGACCATCCGCGTTCTCGAACCCGACAACCTCGAGTCGCTCGAGAACCCGCGGGTGCTGTACCTCCTGCCGTCCAGCCCGGAGCTGAGCCACCGTTCCGGCGACGGCCTCGACGAGGTCCTCCGCCACGACCTCCATCACCGGCACGGCCTCGTGGTGGTCGCCCCGACGTTCTCGGACTGGCCGTGGATGACGGACCTGCCGGATCGGCAGATGTTCCAGCAGGTCCTGTACTTCCTCGAGGACGTGGTGGGGTTCATCGACCGGCAGTATCCGAGCCTGCCTCGCCTCCTCGCCGGGTACAGCAAGGGCGGTTCCGCGGCTCTCCAGCTGCTGCTGCGCTATCCGGAGCTGTTCCGGGCTGCCGCCGCGTTCGACTCCCCGCTCATGAAGGAGCAGCCCGACCAATGGGAGATGCCCTACTACTGGCCGAACCCGGAGCATTTCCGGGATTTCGCGATCCCGCACCTCGTGAGAACGCGTGGCCACGAGCTCGGTGAGGCACCGAGGATCGCGCTGTTCGGGTACGGGAACTTCGGCAAGCACGCACCGGAGTGGACCTACGACCACCTCAGCGCGGCCCACGAGCTCATGGACGAGCTCAGCATCCCGCACCACTACGACAACGACACCCACCGGGAGCATCGGTGGGACTCCGGGTGGCTGCCGGACGCCGTGGCCGCCCTGGAACGCATGTCGAGGTGA
- a CDS encoding carbohydrate ABC transporter permease, translated as MRTTSRRRLLGRTLNYLFLCLVAFVALTPILWMISASLKSPSEILRYPPTIIPEEIRWENYTDVFALQPFAQQFLNSVVIMALVAVLTLVMSVPAGYALARIKPLASGAIFLALLSVMFIPPEATIIPLFQYAAALGWVDTHYPLVVFTAVLVTAPIATFVMRQAFLTLPAEFEDAAALDGSGRLRTMLQIFVPLVRPSLASVVVLACWYSWNQFLEPLIYLRSPEKLTVPVALTHYEDPLAGPLWGVQMAATTLSIIPVLLVFFLAQRHVVSGLTAGGLKS; from the coding sequence ATGAGAACGACTAGTCGACGCAGGCTCCTCGGGCGCACGCTGAACTACCTGTTCCTGTGCCTGGTCGCGTTCGTGGCCCTGACGCCGATCCTGTGGATGATCAGCGCTTCCTTGAAGTCTCCCAGCGAGATCCTGCGGTATCCGCCGACGATCATCCCGGAGGAGATCCGGTGGGAGAACTACACCGACGTCTTCGCGCTGCAGCCGTTCGCGCAGCAGTTCCTCAACTCCGTGGTGATCATGGCGCTGGTCGCCGTCCTCACTCTCGTCATGTCCGTCCCTGCCGGATACGCCTTGGCCCGGATCAAGCCGCTCGCCTCCGGCGCGATCTTCCTCGCCCTCCTGAGCGTGATGTTCATTCCCCCGGAGGCGACGATCATCCCGCTGTTCCAGTACGCGGCGGCGCTCGGGTGGGTCGACACGCATTACCCACTGGTCGTCTTCACCGCCGTGCTCGTCACCGCACCGATCGCGACATTCGTGATGCGCCAGGCCTTCCTGACGTTGCCGGCGGAGTTCGAGGACGCGGCCGCCCTCGACGGCTCCGGCCGGTTACGCACCATGCTCCAGATCTTCGTGCCGCTGGTGCGGCCGTCGCTGGCGTCCGTCGTGGTCCTCGCCTGCTGGTACAGCTGGAACCAGTTCCTCGAACCGCTCATCTATCTGCGCTCGCCGGAGAAGCTGACCGTCCCGGTGGCGCTGACGCACTACGAGGACCCCCTCGCCGGTCCGCTGTGGGGCGTGCAGATGGCGGCGACCACGCTGTCCATCATCCCCGTGCTGCTGGTGTTCTTCCTCGCGCAGCGCCATGTGGTGTCCGGGCTGACGGCGGGCGGATTGAAGTCCTAG
- a CDS encoding carbohydrate ABC transporter permease — protein sequence MTASTGASSVRGRASGREKGRNLFGYTLLAPQMIGFTAVGVVAIVWVIWLSVHDVNVLAGTQEFIGLENYSRILTDPSMITVLPNTFFFVCVLSIAGTIIALLLALLLDQALRGINIFRSIIFIPALVTMVAWALVWSFIVQPDGLLDALLGAVGIDGPPWLRGGWLTLVVFALIQLTKNVGINVMILLGALQAVPHELVEAGRIDGAGPPRILRSVVIPQISPAILMVFMLTVVGSFKVFEVVMLLTEGGPGVQSSVLAFEVYKQGFLLNDIGYASALAVLLFVLILLLTAAIWQARKRVVFHEND from the coding sequence ATGACCGCGTCGACGGGCGCCTCCTCGGTGCGGGGCCGCGCCTCGGGGCGCGAGAAGGGGCGCAACCTCTTCGGATACACGCTTCTGGCCCCACAGATGATCGGGTTCACCGCAGTCGGCGTGGTCGCGATCGTCTGGGTGATCTGGCTCAGCGTCCACGACGTCAATGTCCTGGCGGGCACGCAGGAGTTCATCGGGCTCGAGAACTATTCCCGGATCCTCACCGACCCGAGCATGATCACCGTCCTGCCGAACACCTTCTTCTTCGTCTGCGTGCTGAGCATCGCGGGCACGATCATCGCCCTGCTCCTCGCTCTCCTTCTCGATCAGGCATTGCGCGGGATCAACATCTTCCGTTCCATCATCTTCATCCCGGCGCTGGTGACGATGGTGGCCTGGGCGCTGGTGTGGAGTTTCATCGTCCAGCCCGACGGTCTGCTCGACGCCCTCCTGGGCGCCGTGGGGATCGATGGGCCCCCGTGGCTGCGCGGTGGCTGGCTGACCCTGGTCGTGTTCGCCCTGATCCAGTTGACCAAGAACGTCGGCATCAACGTCATGATCCTGCTCGGCGCGTTGCAGGCCGTCCCGCATGAGCTCGTCGAGGCGGGCCGGATCGACGGGGCGGGCCCGCCCCGCATCCTGCGCAGCGTGGTGATCCCGCAGATCTCACCCGCGATCCTCATGGTCTTCATGTTGACGGTCGTGGGGTCGTTCAAGGTCTTCGAGGTCGTCATGCTGCTCACCGAGGGCGGGCCGGGCGTGCAGAGCTCGGTGCTGGCCTTCGAGGTCTACAAGCAGGGTTTCCTCCTGAACGACATCGGCTACGCCAGTGCGCTGGCAGTGCTGCTGTTCGTGCTGATCCTGCTGCTCACGGCCGCCATCTGGCAGGCCAGGAAGCGAGTGGTGTTCCATGAGAACGACTAG
- a CDS encoding ABC transporter substrate-binding protein, translated as MRRRSFLADVGLAALTTGLAGCSSGFTRNRPEGTGITLRMTMWSSDPGQLAVFDEIADEFTADHDAVTIIEFESLTLDQLDMVLTTGMTADDAPDLTWLPVESSLEYMDAGALLDARPVLSSTAGYDLDDLVPDLQEPWRRGDAQYGVPFSTGPFIMYFNKDLYAEAGVKSPAELLAEDDWTWEAFRQTSKQLTEATGLPGYVVNDFEFQNWTRLLPIMNAYDASPWDEDATRCTADSPEMREALGVFHTMVFEDGSSPVPGQQVDFWGGQAGATSAFLGASSLLEGATFDWDIVPTPGGPAGDVQAVGQSAIVALAAGKNHDAALEFLAFLTNRENARRISEFFPPARESLLNAEVLAESSGLLTAPDLEPIVESITRRGRIFPVAPNGARVANALDSSFDEFVYRPDADLDEALPKVCHAIDPVLSA; from the coding sequence ATGCGACGACGCAGTTTCCTCGCCGACGTCGGGCTCGCTGCGCTCACCACGGGCCTCGCCGGGTGTTCGTCGGGGTTCACGCGGAACCGACCGGAGGGCACCGGCATCACGCTCCGCATGACCATGTGGTCGTCGGACCCCGGCCAGCTGGCGGTCTTCGACGAGATCGCCGACGAGTTCACGGCCGATCACGACGCCGTGACGATCATCGAGTTCGAGAGCCTCACCCTCGACCAGCTCGACATGGTGCTCACCACCGGCATGACTGCCGACGACGCCCCTGATCTCACGTGGCTCCCCGTGGAATCCAGCCTCGAGTACATGGACGCGGGCGCCCTGCTCGACGCCCGTCCCGTCCTCTCCTCCACGGCCGGCTACGACCTCGACGATCTCGTGCCCGACCTCCAGGAGCCGTGGCGCCGGGGCGATGCCCAGTACGGCGTGCCCTTCTCCACCGGGCCGTTCATCATGTACTTCAACAAGGACCTCTACGCCGAGGCAGGCGTGAAGTCCCCGGCGGAGCTGCTCGCCGAGGACGACTGGACATGGGAGGCGTTCCGGCAGACCTCGAAGCAGCTCACCGAGGCGACAGGACTCCCCGGGTACGTCGTCAATGATTTCGAGTTCCAGAACTGGACCCGGTTGCTGCCGATCATGAACGCGTACGACGCGTCCCCCTGGGACGAGGACGCCACACGGTGCACCGCCGACAGCCCCGAGATGCGCGAGGCCCTCGGCGTCTTCCACACGATGGTCTTCGAGGACGGGTCCTCCCCCGTGCCCGGACAGCAGGTCGACTTCTGGGGCGGGCAGGCAGGGGCCACGTCCGCCTTCCTGGGCGCCAGTTCGCTGCTCGAGGGCGCGACCTTCGACTGGGACATCGTCCCCACTCCGGGCGGGCCGGCCGGTGACGTGCAAGCAGTCGGGCAGTCCGCCATCGTGGCGCTCGCGGCCGGGAAGAATCACGATGCGGCCCTGGAGTTCCTGGCCTTCCTCACGAACCGCGAGAACGCCAGACGGATCTCGGAGTTCTTCCCACCCGCGCGCGAGAGCCTTCTGAATGCCGAGGTGCTGGCCGAATCCTCGGGCCTCCTCACGGCACCGGATCTCGAGCCGATCGTCGAGTCGATCACTCGCCGCGGCCGCATCTTCCCCGTCGCGCCGAACGGTGCCCGGGTCGCCAATGCGCTCGACTCCTCCTTCGACGAGTTCGTCTACCGGCCGGACGCGGATCTCGACGAGGCGCTGCCCAAGGTGTGCCACGCGATCGATCCGGTGCTGAGCGCATGA
- a CDS encoding DUF6772 family protein, with protein sequence MQKFLAYDRQLERFNPLDRVITFDDFDTGFNGWMDLTPNFVYDDYESFDSAVDLTSWAPSMLSSAPMRFAASHGSMEGTYSLKLTTGASAAPSTEPPADGSMGIALKRLSRFGDPSKIQIEAWYSYTPAQDRIGHGEEDIRAFGFYFDVQDGEHRYMPGVRYVNSLDGKLVKKWQYWKVADGVTHADWNFGVEDGWCKPGIDNLWYGRRHEDGSSDGYQWVPGGEQDLLYNESPDKINWLYFRLLVDVDKREYIELQSMDEVFDLRGIQPTLADRYRSIDNLINPIFYVETDNDRPVHLFLDSVVYSTE encoded by the coding sequence ATGCAGAAGTTCCTGGCCTATGACCGGCAGCTCGAGCGCTTCAACCCGCTCGACCGAGTGATCACCTTCGACGACTTCGACACGGGGTTCAACGGGTGGATGGACCTCACCCCGAACTTCGTCTACGACGACTACGAATCCTTCGACAGCGCCGTGGACCTCACCAGCTGGGCTCCCTCGATGCTCAGCTCGGCCCCCATGCGGTTCGCCGCCTCCCACGGGTCGATGGAGGGCACCTACTCCCTCAAGCTGACGACGGGGGCGTCCGCCGCTCCTTCGACCGAGCCCCCCGCCGACGGCAGCATGGGGATCGCTCTGAAGCGGCTCTCCCGCTTCGGTGACCCCTCGAAGATCCAGATCGAGGCCTGGTACTCCTACACCCCGGCGCAGGACCGCATCGGCCATGGCGAGGAGGACATCCGCGCCTTCGGCTTCTACTTCGACGTCCAGGACGGCGAGCACCGGTACATGCCCGGTGTGCGCTACGTGAACTCCCTGGACGGGAAGCTGGTGAAGAAGTGGCAGTACTGGAAGGTCGCCGACGGCGTGACCCACGCGGACTGGAACTTCGGTGTCGAGGACGGCTGGTGCAAGCCAGGGATCGACAACCTCTGGTACGGCCGACGGCACGAGGACGGCTCCTCGGACGGCTATCAGTGGGTGCCCGGCGGGGAGCAGGACCTGCTCTACAACGAGAGCCCGGACAAGATCAACTGGCTGTACTTCCGGCTGCTGGTGGACGTGGACAAGCGCGAGTACATCGAGCTGCAGAGCATGGATGAGGTGTTCGACCTGCGCGGCATCCAGCCGACGCTCGCCGACCGGTACCGCTCGATCGACAACCTCATCAATCCGATCTTCTACGTGGAGACGGACAACGACCGACCCGTCCACCTCTTCCTCGACTCCGTCGTGTACTCGACCGAGTGA
- a CDS encoding LacI family DNA-binding transcriptional regulator, with product MQGSRKTARLSEVAKLAEVSPGLVSRILNEDPTLKVRPETRARVLDAIDMLQYTPHASARALRNSQTGLLGFALHHVNDPIYAQFVETAQIAAAERKYSVVLLNAGELVGRQDAFRALVRGHRVDGLLIQSGFSTDGNGLQEVAGSVPSVVFNADQTPGLRTVRLDDTAAASVATRHLLELGHTQIAFVGAEGATSDRRVRGYLDALDEAGVAPIPAISGGWDAGAARAGIEKYFAAGGKATGLVVVTSTSALGVHAGVISAGLSIPGDVSVVSIHNAWFTEHLNPPLTVVELPLADIGRLAVDLLIDQIASPAGGATVLEEPAPRLLERGSTAAPGERSG from the coding sequence ATGCAGGGCTCCCGGAAGACGGCGCGGCTGTCGGAAGTCGCGAAGCTCGCGGAGGTCTCGCCGGGCCTCGTCTCGCGGATACTCAACGAGGACCCCACGCTCAAGGTCCGACCGGAGACGCGCGCGCGGGTGCTGGATGCGATCGACATGCTGCAGTACACGCCGCATGCCTCGGCGCGTGCGCTGAGGAACTCCCAGACCGGGCTCCTGGGGTTCGCCCTGCACCATGTCAACGATCCGATCTATGCCCAGTTCGTCGAGACGGCGCAGATCGCCGCCGCGGAGCGCAAGTACTCGGTGGTCCTGCTCAACGCGGGCGAGCTCGTGGGGCGCCAGGACGCGTTCCGTGCGCTCGTCCGCGGGCACCGGGTGGACGGCCTGCTCATCCAGAGCGGATTCTCCACAGACGGGAACGGCCTGCAGGAGGTCGCGGGTTCCGTACCCTCGGTCGTCTTCAACGCGGATCAGACGCCGGGTCTGCGGACGGTGCGCCTCGACGACACCGCCGCCGCGTCGGTCGCGACGCGGCACCTGCTGGAGCTCGGGCACACGCAGATCGCCTTCGTGGGCGCCGAGGGGGCGACCTCCGACCGCCGCGTGCGCGGGTATCTCGACGCGCTCGACGAGGCCGGCGTCGCTCCGATCCCGGCCATCTCCGGCGGCTGGGACGCCGGCGCAGCGCGCGCCGGCATCGAGAAGTACTTCGCGGCCGGCGGCAAGGCCACGGGCCTGGTCGTGGTGACCTCCACCAGCGCGCTCGGGGTCCACGCCGGAGTCATCTCTGCCGGGCTGTCGATCCCGGGCGACGTCTCGGTAGTGAGCATCCACAACGCCTGGTTCACAGAGCATCTCAACCCGCCGCTGACGGTCGTGGAGCTTCCCCTGGCCGATATCGGTCGGCTGGCCGTGGATCTCCTGATCGACCAGATCGCCTCTCCGGCCGGGGGCGCGACCGTCCTCGAGGAGCCGGCCCCGCGTCTCCTCGAGCGAGGATCGACGGCAGCGCCCGGTGAGCGGAGCGGCTGA